A single genomic interval of Melanotaenia boesemani isolate fMelBoe1 chromosome 4, fMelBoe1.pri, whole genome shotgun sequence harbors:
- the LOC121637930 gene encoding cytochrome P450 3A30-like, whose protein sequence is MSFFPFFSLETWILLISFICIFVLYGHWTYGVFEKLGIPGPKPVPYFGTIGRYNKVYFLDDAECAKRYGRVWGMYELRRPMLVVMDPDMLKTILVKECFTYFTNRRDFRLNGDLYDSVSLARDDHWRRLRNLISPSFSSGHIKEMFSIMKHHSRKLTDSLNPKAQNNEVISIKDFFGGYSLDVMGSSAFSVDLDTVNNPANPFASHASKLFRFPEALFLFQGFFPFFLPLLELLGFSFFSKSSTNFFKTVVEKIRAERSDSSKQNMGDLLQNFINSQTGNENSKEKQKKGLTDHEILSQVTMFVFAGYETSANTLVFLVYSLARNPEVMKRLQKEIDQTFPNKGLVQYEALMQMDYLSSVVDECLRLYPPVARLERIAKETVKINGLTIPKDVIVMIPVYALHRDPELWPEPEEFKPERFSKENKQSINPYTYLPFGIGPRNCLGMRFAQLMIKLAVVEVLQNYSFSVCEETEIPLKMDPASLLGPLNPVKLRVSMRSVNTTNKD, encoded by the exons ATgagcttttttcctttcttctctttAGAAACTTGGATTCTGCTGATCTCGTTTATCTGCATATTTGTTTT GTACGGCCACTGGACCTATGGAGTATTTGAGAAGCTGGGGATCCCTGGTCCTAAGCCGGTGCCGTACTTCGGGACAATTGGCAGATATAACAAG GTTTACTTCTTAGATGATGCTGAATGTGCTAAAAGATACGGAAGAGTGTGGGG CATGTATGAGCTCAGACGACCCATGCTGGTTGTGATGGATCCTGATATGCTGAAAACCATTCTGGTGAAGGAGTGTTTCACATACTTTACCAACCGGAGG GACTTTCGTCTGAATGGGGATCTCTATGATTCTGTGTCTTTAGCTCGGGATGATCACTGGAGACGGCTTCGTAACCTCATCAGTCCCTCCTTCTCTTCTGGTCATATAAAAGAG atgttcAGCATCATGAAACATCATTCCCGCAAACTGACTGACAGCCTGAATCCGAAGGCGCAGAATAATGAAGTTATCAGCATTAAAGA CTTCTTTGGAGGGTACAGTTTGGATGTGATGGGGAGCAGTGCATTCAGTGTGGACCTGGACACGGTCAACAACCCTGCAAATCCCTTCGCCAGCCATGCTTCAAAGCTCTTCAGATTCCCTGAAGCTCTTTTCTTGTTTCAAG GATTTTTTCCCTTCTTCCTTCCGCTTTTGGAGCTGCTGGGATTTTCGTTTTTCTCCAAGTCCTCTactaatttctttaaaacagtTGTGGAGAAGATCAGAGCAGAACGCAGTGATAGCTCAAAACAG AATATGGGAGATCTTCTTCAGAATTTCATCAACTCTCAGACTGGCAATGAAAACAGtaaagagaagcagaaaaagg GTCTTACTGATCATGAGATCCTTTCACAAGtcacaatgtttgtttttgctggcTATGAAACAAGTGCCAACACACTTGTTTTCTTAGTGTACAGTCTGGCAAGAAATCCTGAAGTCATGAAACGTCTGCAAAAGGAGATAGACCAGACTTTCCCAAATAAG GGTCTAGTCCAGTATGAGGCTCTGATGCAGATGGACTACCTCAGCAGTGTGGTTGATGAGTGTCTGAG GCTCTACCCACCAGTTGCACGTTTGGAGCGAATTGCTaaagaaactgtaaaaatcAACGGACTAACAATCCCAAAGGACGTGATTGTTATGATTCCAGTCTACGCTCTGCACCGTGACCCCGAGCTGTGGCCCGAGCCTGAGGAATTCAAACCTGAGAG ATTTAGCAAAGAGAACAAGCAGAGCATCAACCCATACACTTACCTACCATTTGGAATTGGCCCAAGGAATTGCCTGGGGATGCGATTTGCTCAGCTGATGATTAAGTTGGCCGTGGTGGAGGTTTTGCAGAACTATAGCTTCTCGGTTTGTGAAGAGACAGAG ATACCTTTGAAGATGGACCCTGCTAGCCTTCTTGGTCCCCTTAATCCTGTTAAACTGAGGGTATCGATGCGCTCTGTCAACACAACAAATAAGGACTAA